Proteins from a genomic interval of Sulfurimonas sp. HSL3-2:
- the ubiE gene encoding bifunctional demethylmenaquinone methyltransferase/2-methoxy-6-polyprenyl-1,4-benzoquinol methylase UbiE: MEKQEKIVSMFDDIAPTYDTANRVMSMGVDKSWRKKACDLSYSYNDSDSVDMIVDVACGTGDMMDYWRKQAQVGGIAVGKIVGVDPSNGMLDVAKVKFPDFEYHTAKATEIPLEDGSADILSITYGIRNVVEREEALKEFNRVLKRGGLVVILEFMKNENPSLLGQIRDFYMNKILPKVGGFISKNLEAYEYLPNSIETFSTVENMQNELKDAGFEILYTQSFSMDISTLIIARKL, from the coding sequence ATGGAAAAACAAGAAAAAATCGTATCGATGTTTGATGATATAGCACCGACTTATGACACTGCGAACCGTGTTATGAGTATGGGTGTAGACAAAAGCTGGAGAAAAAAAGCGTGTGATCTTTCATACAGCTACAATGACAGTGACAGTGTCGATATGATAGTAGACGTTGCCTGCGGTACGGGTGATATGATGGACTACTGGAGAAAGCAGGCTCAAGTAGGTGGAATTGCAGTCGGTAAGATCGTGGGAGTGGACCCATCAAACGGCATGCTTGACGTTGCAAAAGTCAAATTCCCGGATTTTGAGTATCATACGGCTAAAGCTACTGAGATCCCTTTAGAAGACGGAAGTGCGGATATTTTAAGTATCACATACGGCATTAGAAACGTAGTAGAACGTGAAGAAGCATTAAAAGAGTTCAACCGTGTGCTCAAACGTGGCGGACTTGTCGTAATACTAGAGTTTATGAAAAACGAGAATCCGTCACTTCTTGGTCAGATCAGAGATTTTTACATGAACAAGATCCTGCCTAAAGTGGGTGGATTTATCTCTAAAAACCTTGAGGCATACGAGTACCTTCCAAACTCTATCGAGACTTTCTCGACTGTGGAAAACATGCAAAACGAACTCAAAGATGCAGGTTTTGAGATACTTTACACACAAAGTTTTTCAATGGATATCTCTACACTGATAATCGCTCGTAAACTTTAA